In one Chitinophaga sancti genomic region, the following are encoded:
- a CDS encoding DNA alkylation repair protein, giving the protein MPVTEIIDLLKEKADAKYHAGMLRFGIDNEKALGVKIPEVRKLAKIIKKNHELALLLWDTNIHEARILATLIADPKQVTPQLIDNWTKDFSSWDLCDQACGNLFDRTPYAVEKALEYSKHEAEFVKRCGFVLMAELAIHDKKSANSHFSRFFPIIEREAWDNRNFVKKAVNWALRQIGKRNQILLPLAIACAERILLQDSKAAKWIAADALRELTAINPLRLNA; this is encoded by the coding sequence ATGCCTGTCACCGAAATTATAGACCTTCTAAAAGAAAAAGCTGATGCAAAGTATCACGCAGGTATGCTACGCTTCGGAATTGATAATGAAAAAGCATTGGGTGTTAAAATCCCCGAAGTCAGGAAACTAGCCAAAATAATTAAAAAGAACCATGAACTGGCCCTCTTGCTATGGGATACAAACATACATGAAGCCCGCATCCTTGCCACTTTAATAGCAGATCCCAAACAGGTGACACCACAATTAATTGACAATTGGACAAAGGACTTTAGCAGCTGGGATCTCTGCGACCAGGCATGTGGCAACCTCTTTGACCGTACTCCCTACGCCGTGGAAAAAGCACTGGAGTATAGCAAACACGAAGCAGAATTTGTTAAACGCTGCGGCTTTGTACTGATGGCCGAATTAGCTATACACGATAAAAAATCAGCCAACAGTCATTTCTCCCGGTTCTTCCCTATTATAGAACGCGAAGCCTGGGATAATCGCAACTTTGTAAAAAAAGCAGTGAACTGGGCTTTACGACAAATTGGTAAGCGCAACCAAATACTGCTGCCCCTTGCCATAGCATGTGCTGAACGCATTTTACTGCAGGACAGCAAAGCTGCTAAATGGATAGCCGCCGATGCCCTGAGAGAATTAACAGCCATCAATCCTTTGCGGTTAAATGCCTAA
- a CDS encoding antibiotic biosynthesis monooxygenase family protein, with amino-acid sequence MNFEKAYIQAGTYLQASEYCLGYEVIHGSEEPNHYIVIIYWTSEQDHLNGFRKSTDFRAFFNLVKPFYNYLEEMKHYKLTNNKWTRK; translated from the coding sequence GTGAATTTTGAGAAGGCTTATATCCAGGCTGGTACTTATTTGCAGGCTTCAGAATATTGTCTTGGTTACGAGGTGATTCATGGCAGCGAAGAACCGAATCATTACATTGTCATTATCTATTGGACATCTGAGCAGGATCATTTAAATGGGTTCAGGAAAAGTACCGATTTCAGGGCCTTTTTTAACCTGGTCAAACCATTTTATAATTACCTTGAAGAAATGAAGCATTATAAACTTACGAATAATAAATGGACGAGGAAATAA
- a CDS encoding AraC family transcriptional regulator has product MFTVYNIEDFPSDRVVKGQFMMERFEDLQRPPNLKWPHKHNFYEILWLTSGKSTNVIDYHQTIVQPYTLFFISPGQLHLMSRADKVKGYSITFTEEFLLLTANNKERLLALSFLDNSYTAPYLKLNATTRGELEGVLQMLEAEVLLAEKSAVIIGHLLFTLLNKIQRIIDGKKTTTDHSNIIRFKKFRHLIEENYKTEKTLAFYAGHLAFTPHRLNEICKEVSGNTAGEIIRERLLLEAKRLLIHSDLTVGEIANELGYEDISYFSRQFREKESVTPSQYRKSMYQKYQNL; this is encoded by the coding sequence ATGTTTACAGTATACAACATTGAAGATTTCCCTTCTGATCGCGTGGTGAAAGGGCAGTTCATGATGGAGCGTTTTGAGGATTTACAACGGCCGCCAAATTTGAAGTGGCCGCACAAGCATAATTTCTACGAGATCTTATGGCTCACATCGGGTAAATCAACTAATGTGATTGATTATCACCAAACGATCGTACAGCCTTATACGTTATTTTTTATCTCACCGGGGCAACTACACCTGATGTCCCGGGCTGATAAAGTAAAGGGATATAGCATCACCTTTACGGAAGAATTTTTGCTGCTTACAGCTAATAATAAGGAGAGATTACTGGCACTTAGTTTTCTCGATAACAGTTATACCGCACCGTACTTAAAATTGAATGCTACTACCCGCGGTGAATTAGAAGGGGTATTGCAAATGCTGGAAGCGGAAGTGTTGCTTGCAGAAAAATCAGCTGTCATTATTGGGCATTTGTTGTTCACTTTGCTGAATAAAATACAGAGGATAATTGATGGGAAGAAGACAACTACCGATCATTCAAACATTATCCGGTTTAAGAAATTTAGACACCTTATAGAGGAAAACTATAAGACGGAGAAAACCCTGGCATTCTATGCTGGGCATTTGGCGTTTACGCCTCATCGCTTGAATGAAATCTGTAAAGAGGTATCTGGCAATACTGCCGGTGAAATAATCAGGGAGCGATTATTGCTGGAAGCAAAGCGCTTACTAATACACAGTGACCTAACTGTTGGAGAAATTGCTAACGAACTGGGTTATGAAGACATTTCATATTTTTCACGTCAGTTCAGGGAAAAGGAGTCGGTAACGCCTTCACAGTATAGAAAATCGATGTATCAAAAGTACCAAAATCTATAA
- a CDS encoding DNA/RNA non-specific endonuclease — MKDKKLLSLLVTVALIVFVAFVRLRDSSANKTPDKPKKTSTTRSSHNKKKSSHHSDYTPQATTASRTIVTSSSDDCNTHIKNTSDNNHLLLGNPSDAQPCRMLVNNYLIDRTYYVASYNSERGTPNWVSWHLDASDLGSTYRTDDFRADPELPGSFYHVEGSDYVSSGFDRGHNCPSGDRTNNTDANESTFLMSNMIPQAPKNNKRTWAGFEEYTRNTLVSAGNECYIIMGSYGTGGTGSKGRVKTIDEGKVTVPSRVWKVVVVIPAGDNDLERLSSGDVKVVAIDTPNNNNTIDNSWRKYITSVKAIEDSTGYHLLTNLPKRVQMALKAKVYVP; from the coding sequence ATGAAAGATAAAAAATTATTATCCCTCCTCGTGACAGTGGCGCTGATAGTATTTGTAGCTTTTGTAAGGCTACGCGATTCATCAGCAAACAAAACGCCGGATAAACCTAAGAAAACCAGTACAACAAGGTCTTCACACAATAAAAAGAAGTCTTCTCACCATAGTGATTACACGCCACAGGCAACGACTGCTTCCCGGACGATTGTAACTTCATCATCTGACGATTGTAATACACATATAAAGAACACCAGCGATAACAATCACCTGTTATTAGGCAATCCATCTGATGCACAGCCTTGCAGGATGCTTGTCAATAATTACCTGATAGACAGAACTTATTATGTGGCGTCTTACAATAGTGAGCGTGGTACGCCTAACTGGGTAAGCTGGCACCTGGATGCCAGTGATCTTGGCAGTACTTACAGAACTGATGATTTCAGGGCAGATCCTGAATTACCGGGTAGTTTTTATCATGTGGAAGGCAGCGACTATGTGAGTTCCGGTTTTGACCGTGGGCATAATTGTCCATCAGGGGATCGTACGAATAACACTGACGCGAACGAATCTACTTTCTTGATGAGCAATATGATTCCACAGGCACCGAAGAATAATAAGCGTACATGGGCGGGTTTTGAGGAGTATACAAGGAATACGCTGGTGAGCGCGGGTAATGAGTGTTATATTATTATGGGTAGTTATGGTACTGGTGGTACAGGTTCTAAAGGCAGGGTGAAAACGATTGATGAGGGGAAGGTGACAGTGCCTTCACGCGTCTGGAAAGTGGTGGTGGTGATTCCTGCGGGTGATAATGACCTGGAGCGGTTGAGTAGTGGGGATGTAAAGGTGGTAGCGATCGATACGCCGAATAACAACAATACGATTGATAACAGCTGGAGGAAATATATAACATCGGTGAAAGCGATTGAGGATTCAACGGGTTATCACCTGTTAACGAATTTGCCGAAAAGGGTGCAGATGGCGCTGAAGGCGAAGGTATATGTGCCGTAA
- a CDS encoding MBL fold metallo-hydrolase, whose product MKSFIWICLMTVASQLTFAQDTMKVLAQPSSYHMMLGDIEIIAFSDGSIPLDLNKVLTNTQAGELKKLTAQNFQSLIVEASVNAYLVKTDGKLILIDAGTAELYGPTLGHLPANMIRAGYQPEQIDAVLITHIHTDHTGGLMDGARMVFPNAEIYVSKTEADYWLGDDNYKNAPARLKKYFDEARLKMLPYLKAGKIKTFTYGKELFPGILPVASPGHTPGHSFYQLSSKGEKILFWGDIMHSAAVQFADPAVTIVFDVDPVAAAQSRKKAYEEAAKQGYWIAADHISFPGIGHIRKAGNGYRWYPINYTTSGVGQ is encoded by the coding sequence ATGAAATCGTTTATTTGGATTTGTTTAATGACAGTTGCGTCGCAACTAACTTTTGCACAGGATACCATGAAGGTATTGGCACAGCCATCCAGTTATCATATGATGCTGGGTGATATTGAGATCATTGCTTTTTCTGATGGAAGTATTCCCCTGGATTTAAATAAGGTACTGACGAATACACAGGCGGGAGAATTGAAAAAACTAACAGCGCAAAATTTCCAGTCTCTGATAGTAGAAGCATCTGTAAATGCCTACCTGGTTAAAACGGATGGGAAACTGATTTTGATAGATGCCGGTACTGCAGAGCTGTATGGACCTACGCTGGGTCACCTGCCTGCAAATATGATCCGCGCGGGTTATCAGCCTGAACAAATTGATGCGGTATTGATCACACATATTCATACGGATCATACAGGTGGTTTAATGGATGGTGCCAGGATGGTATTTCCGAATGCAGAAATTTATGTGAGCAAAACAGAAGCGGACTATTGGCTGGGTGATGATAACTATAAAAATGCCCCTGCCAGGCTAAAGAAATATTTTGATGAGGCCAGGCTTAAAATGTTGCCTTACCTGAAAGCAGGAAAGATTAAAACATTCACTTATGGAAAGGAACTTTTCCCTGGAATTTTGCCGGTGGCAAGTCCGGGCCATACGCCGGGCCATAGCTTTTACCAGTTAAGCAGCAAGGGAGAAAAGATCCTGTTCTGGGGCGATATTATGCATTCAGCAGCAGTGCAGTTTGCAGATCCCGCGGTAACGATTGTATTTGATGTAGATCCTGTGGCCGCTGCGCAATCAAGGAAGAAGGCATATGAAGAGGCGGCAAAACAGGGTTACTGGATAGCTGCGGATCATATTTCCTTTCCCGGCATTGGCCACATACGTAAAGCCGGAAATGGGTATCGCTGGTACCCGATTAATTATACTACAAGTGGTGTAGGCCAATAG
- a CDS encoding VOC family protein: MTNPTQLSFVSLQVSDLEVSGKFYTDILGFKPVLKSPPDAIVFEQKNGAAFAIRKPMIELTKANLLGWGVAVWFGIGNLDTFLEKNRDKISIVKDIHPTPFGRILVIADPDGYSITLQETKED, encoded by the coding sequence ATGACAAATCCAACGCAACTTAGTTTTGTTTCGCTTCAGGTATCGGATCTTGAAGTCTCGGGGAAATTTTATACTGACATTCTGGGTTTTAAGCCAGTTTTGAAATCGCCGCCTGATGCGATCGTATTTGAGCAGAAGAACGGGGCCGCTTTTGCCATCAGGAAGCCAATGATTGAATTGACTAAAGCCAATCTGCTGGGTTGGGGAGTGGCGGTATGGTTTGGCATAGGGAACCTGGATACATTCCTGGAAAAGAACAGGGATAAAATATCTATTGTTAAGGATATTCATCCAACGCCGTTTGGAAGGATCCTGGTGATTGCTGATCCTGATGGTTATTCAATTACCTTACAGGAAACAAAGGAAGACTGA
- a CDS encoding M20/M25/M40 family metallo-hydrolase translates to MMGKNYLVILLLFIGAPLFAQQDSILIRKLYSETLQQDVMDINLKYLTSKIGARIAGSVQAKQTVEWAAGILAQFHPDSLYLQPVMVPHWVRGEQEFAGMISKGISASLDVCALGGSVGTNGTLTAQVVEVRSWNELSALDDSKVKGKIVFFNRAMDAREPETFNAYLSAVDQRSLGAIAASKKGAVGAMIRSLTLAKDDYPHTGALSYEEAVRKIPVAALSTNSADNLSKALKADPFLQVSLEMNCVQLPDELSYNVIAELKGHKYPQEIVSVGAHLDSWDLGEGASDDGTGIVQAMEVLRLFTKIGITPERTLRIILYMNEEAGAHGGKQYASQVREANEVHVAAIESDAGGFIPRGFRIEASPAVIAKVRGWSQLLVPYHAGDIRLQQRGVDLVPMKGIAKALLSLDCDDSRLFYIHHSALDTYDQVNPREVQLGAGAMAAMAFLFCKYGL, encoded by the coding sequence ATGATGGGCAAGAATTATCTGGTAATACTGCTCTTGTTCATAGGCGCACCGCTATTTGCACAGCAGGATTCAATATTGATCAGGAAGCTTTACAGCGAAACACTGCAGCAGGATGTGATGGATATAAATCTTAAATACCTGACATCAAAGATCGGCGCCCGGATTGCAGGATCTGTGCAGGCAAAGCAAACGGTAGAATGGGCAGCTGGCATCCTGGCGCAGTTTCACCCGGACAGCCTTTATCTTCAACCTGTGATGGTGCCACATTGGGTAAGAGGAGAGCAGGAGTTTGCCGGCATGATCAGTAAAGGAATTTCGGCCAGCCTGGATGTATGTGCGCTGGGTGGTTCTGTTGGCACGAATGGTACGCTGACGGCGCAGGTAGTAGAAGTTAGATCCTGGAATGAGTTGTCAGCACTCGATGATAGTAAGGTGAAAGGGAAAATAGTATTTTTCAACAGGGCGATGGATGCCCGTGAACCGGAGACATTTAATGCTTATCTATCGGCAGTGGATCAACGCTCGCTGGGTGCGATAGCTGCGTCAAAAAAAGGGGCAGTTGGAGCTATGATCCGATCGCTGACCCTGGCGAAGGACGATTACCCGCATACCGGTGCCCTGAGTTATGAGGAAGCAGTCAGGAAAATACCGGTAGCGGCATTAAGTACAAATAGTGCAGATAATTTGAGTAAGGCGCTCAAAGCAGATCCTTTCTTGCAGGTATCGCTGGAGATGAATTGTGTGCAATTGCCGGACGAGTTATCGTACAATGTGATTGCTGAATTGAAGGGGCATAAATACCCGCAGGAAATTGTTTCAGTGGGCGCGCATCTTGATTCCTGGGATTTGGGTGAGGGGGCCAGTGATGATGGAACCGGCATCGTGCAGGCGATGGAGGTACTAAGGTTGTTCACAAAGATAGGTATAACGCCGGAGCGGACATTGAGGATCATATTGTACATGAACGAAGAAGCTGGTGCACATGGTGGAAAGCAATATGCATCGCAGGTGAGGGAAGCGAACGAGGTACATGTGGCAGCGATTGAGTCGGATGCCGGTGGATTTATTCCCAGGGGTTTTAGAATAGAAGCTTCGCCAGCTGTTATTGCAAAGGTGAGAGGATGGTCGCAGTTATTAGTGCCTTATCATGCTGGCGATATCCGCCTGCAACAGCGGGGAGTTGACCTGGTACCTATGAAAGGGATCGCCAAAGCATTGCTTAGTCTTGACTGTGATGATAGCCGGTTGTTTTACATTCATCATTCAGCCCTGGATACTTATGACCAGGTCAACCCCAGGGAGGTGCAGCTGGGAGCTGGTGCCATGGCAGCAATGGCTTTTTTGTTTTGTAAATATGGATTATAA
- a CDS encoding GH92 family glycosyl hydrolase, with protein sequence MKRIISITVLALLAQYAAAQAPLYASVDPFIGAGGEGHIFVGPAAPFGMAKPGPDCKGHSNSGYNVDKQVPLLGFSQTHVSGTGGGPKYGNIQIMPFSGDFDAIYQESARGEEIAQTAYYSVLLEKWKIKAALTTADRATFYRFIFGQKGKKAIKLDAGFFLGEPTTPDPDAREAQQFVGSEVSVTGSNEIRGYTRIRGGFNNGAAYTVYFSAVFDHPFSNFSTWKDQQLFPGKQVQFDSGEKTGAIAYFDAASGDTIQVKIGISFISEEKASYNLDQEIPDWQFNRVLATTQQKWEKLLNRIEIDHSATKEQRIMFYTGLYHTMLMPVDRTGENPLWISNEPYYDDFYAIWDTFRSSNPLITLVSPSREVDIINSLLNIYHRDNYMPDARSGNCNGRTQGGSNADVLIADAYVKGLQGIDYNKGLQAMLKNADVPPGDNEEKEGRGGLPDYNTLGYVSTRFPRAGTRTVEYAYNDYCIATVAKGLQQDRLYERFLKQSDNWQNLWRPYENNGANGFILPKDQNGRWVDTIDCNVLNAPYKQIQYNPLAVDYPNCVCWWCAFFYEASSWEYSLYVPHDVKTLISKSGGEEAFKKRLDIFFNNKYYNVSNEPSFLTPNLYHWIGRPDLSSTRIHLIIDSSYNTSAAGLPGNDDSGAMSSWLDFHMMGLFPNAGQSYYLITAPYFTRTVIHQENGKDFSIIAHNLSKKNTYIRSVKLNGLNYDKSWLEHQDIVNGGELVLEMGDKAGTWGTQVRPPSK encoded by the coding sequence ATGAAACGAATCATTTCTATCACTGTCCTTGCGCTATTAGCCCAATACGCAGCCGCGCAGGCACCTTTATATGCCTCCGTAGATCCATTCATTGGCGCTGGTGGCGAGGGGCATATTTTCGTAGGCCCCGCTGCCCCTTTCGGGATGGCCAAACCAGGCCCCGATTGCAAAGGGCATAGCAACAGCGGGTACAATGTGGATAAACAGGTGCCCCTACTGGGATTTAGCCAGACACATGTAAGCGGTACCGGTGGTGGCCCCAAGTATGGGAATATCCAGATCATGCCTTTCTCCGGCGATTTTGATGCTATCTACCAGGAATCTGCCAGGGGTGAAGAAATCGCGCAAACAGCCTATTACAGCGTTCTGCTGGAAAAATGGAAGATCAAAGCAGCGCTCACCACTGCCGACAGAGCCACCTTTTATCGTTTTATATTCGGTCAGAAAGGGAAAAAGGCTATAAAACTGGATGCAGGTTTCTTCCTCGGAGAACCCACTACGCCAGACCCCGATGCACGCGAAGCACAACAGTTTGTAGGATCAGAAGTAAGCGTAACTGGTAGTAATGAAATAAGAGGATATACCCGCATCAGGGGAGGGTTCAATAACGGAGCCGCCTATACTGTATACTTCAGTGCAGTATTTGACCATCCGTTTAGCAATTTCTCTACCTGGAAAGATCAACAGTTATTCCCAGGGAAACAGGTACAGTTTGATTCAGGAGAAAAGACTGGCGCCATTGCCTATTTTGATGCCGCCAGCGGAGATACGATCCAGGTAAAGATCGGTATCTCATTTATCAGCGAAGAAAAAGCCAGCTATAACCTTGACCAGGAAATACCTGACTGGCAGTTTAACAGGGTGCTGGCTACCACACAACAGAAATGGGAGAAATTGTTAAACAGGATCGAAATTGATCATTCTGCAACGAAGGAACAACGAATCATGTTTTATACCGGGCTGTATCATACGATGCTCATGCCAGTGGACAGAACCGGGGAAAATCCGCTGTGGATCTCTAATGAACCTTACTATGATGATTTCTATGCCATATGGGATACTTTCCGTTCTTCCAATCCGCTCATTACCCTTGTTAGTCCTTCCAGGGAAGTTGACATTATCAATTCCCTGCTGAACATCTATCACAGGGATAACTATATGCCCGATGCCCGCAGTGGTAATTGCAATGGCCGTACACAGGGTGGCTCCAATGCAGATGTATTGATTGCAGATGCCTATGTAAAAGGATTACAGGGCATTGATTACAACAAGGGCCTGCAGGCAATGCTGAAAAACGCAGATGTGCCCCCCGGGGATAATGAAGAAAAAGAAGGTCGTGGCGGACTGCCAGATTATAACACGCTCGGCTACGTATCCACCCGCTTTCCAAGAGCAGGTACACGTACCGTAGAATATGCATATAACGATTATTGCATCGCCACCGTGGCAAAAGGCCTGCAACAGGATCGGCTGTACGAACGATTCCTGAAACAGTCCGATAACTGGCAGAACTTATGGCGGCCCTATGAAAACAATGGTGCCAATGGATTCATATTGCCAAAGGATCAAAACGGCAGATGGGTGGATACCATTGACTGTAATGTACTGAATGCACCTTATAAACAGATTCAATATAACCCCCTGGCAGTAGACTACCCGAATTGCGTATGCTGGTGGTGTGCCTTCTTTTACGAGGCCAGTTCATGGGAGTATTCCCTGTACGTACCACATGATGTAAAAACACTGATCAGTAAAAGTGGTGGTGAAGAAGCTTTCAAAAAAAGGCTGGACATCTTCTTTAATAACAAATACTACAATGTAAGCAATGAGCCTTCCTTCCTCACGCCGAACCTGTATCACTGGATAGGCAGACCAGACCTGAGTTCTACGAGGATTCACCTGATCATAGACAGCAGTTACAATACATCTGCAGCTGGTTTACCCGGCAACGATGATTCCGGTGCAATGTCTTCCTGGCTGGATTTTCATATGATGGGCTTATTTCCAAATGCAGGACAGTCTTATTACCTCATCACTGCACCTTATTTTACCAGGACGGTGATCCACCAGGAAAACGGGAAGGATTTTAGTATCATCGCACATAATCTTTCTAAGAAGAATACTTATATCAGGTCTGTGAAGCTGAACGGGCTGAATTATGATAAATCATGGCTGGAGCACCAGGATATTGTAAATGGGGGTGAACTGGTGCTGGAAATGGGAGATAAAGCAGGTACCTGGGGCACCCAGGTAAGACCGCCTTCAAAATAA
- a CDS encoding winged helix-turn-helix transcriptional regulator, which yields MQERKIPKDLDCGMGMIMEIIGGKWKPCLIYNISQGHNRPGQLQKLNPKASRRVLYQQLKELEDYGIIERIVYPVAPPKVEYFLTGLGNSLLPVINAMDNWGTQYLHNPGITPVLNSELHGTFVKE from the coding sequence ATGCAGGAAAGAAAAATACCTAAAGACCTGGATTGTGGAATGGGGATGATTATGGAGATCATTGGCGGTAAATGGAAACCTTGCCTGATCTATAATATTTCGCAGGGGCATAACAGGCCCGGGCAATTGCAGAAACTAAACCCCAAAGCAAGCCGGAGGGTACTTTACCAACAATTGAAAGAGCTGGAAGATTACGGCATCATTGAGCGGATTGTATACCCGGTGGCACCACCAAAAGTGGAATACTTTTTAACAGGGCTTGGCAATTCCCTGCTTCCGGTTATTAATGCAATGGACAATTGGGGCACACAATACCTGCATAATCCAGGGATTACACCTGTATTAAACAGTGAATTACATGGCACATTCGTGAAAGAGTAG
- a CDS encoding SDR family NAD(P)-dependent oxidoreductase: MEQKPLAQKVALVTGASGGLGRAIAFQLADAGATLIVNYNSNKTLADEVVQRIATKGGSAYAIQGDVSREEQVKALFEKINERVGTVDILVNNAGINPPKTLQEITLQDFQQSLDVNLTSSFLTTQQAIPGMIAKQYGRIINISSVAAQLGGVIGPHYAAAKAGMLGLTHSYAALLAKYTNITANAIAPALIETDMLRDNPNIRPTLIPIGRFGQPDEVAAVVLLLAQNGYITGQTINVNGGWYMS; encoded by the coding sequence ATGGAACAAAAGCCTTTAGCACAAAAAGTTGCATTGGTAACCGGGGCATCGGGCGGGCTTGGGAGAGCAATTGCTTTTCAGCTGGCAGATGCTGGTGCAACCCTTATTGTCAATTATAACAGTAATAAAACGTTAGCAGATGAGGTAGTTCAAAGAATTGCCACAAAAGGTGGGTCGGCTTATGCGATTCAGGGAGATGTATCACGGGAGGAGCAGGTAAAAGCCTTGTTTGAAAAGATCAATGAGCGGGTGGGAACGGTAGATATTTTGGTAAATAATGCGGGGATTAATCCGCCTAAGACTTTACAGGAAATCACCTTGCAGGATTTTCAGCAGTCATTGGATGTGAACCTGACATCGTCATTTTTGACGACGCAGCAGGCAATACCGGGTATGATAGCAAAGCAGTATGGGCGTATCATCAATATTTCTTCAGTAGCAGCGCAGTTAGGAGGTGTAATAGGGCCACACTATGCGGCTGCTAAGGCGGGGATGTTGGGCCTGACACATTCTTATGCTGCACTGCTGGCTAAGTATACCAATATTACGGCAAATGCAATTGCGCCGGCATTGATTGAAACGGATATGCTTAGGGATAACCCTAATATCCGACCAACGTTAATACCTATTGGCAGATTTGGGCAGCCTGATGAAGTGGCTGCAGTGGTATTGTTGCTTGCGCAAAATGGTTATATCACCGGGCAGACTATTAATGTGAATGGTGGTTGGTATATGAGTTGA
- a CDS encoding dihydrofolate reductase family protein — MRKLIYGSNISMDGCCDHTKIGGKEDILNYFRELFEEVDLIIYGRQTYELMYPFWPEVAQKGSDNAAEYAFAKVFSAIDNIVVSSSLESVENERTSILSDNIKEEILRLKQQPGKAISTGGVTLPAQLIEWDLVDEFHIVVHPVIVGEGRRLFSEMSLPENRNLKLVSTTTLSSGCVALRYERD, encoded by the coding sequence ATGCGTAAACTTATTTATGGCAGTAATATCAGTATGGATGGTTGCTGCGATCATACCAAAATCGGTGGCAAAGAAGATATTCTCAACTATTTCAGGGAGTTATTTGAAGAGGTAGACCTGATCATTTACGGTCGGCAAACGTATGAACTGATGTATCCTTTCTGGCCTGAAGTTGCGCAGAAGGGATCTGACAATGCGGCTGAATATGCTTTTGCGAAAGTGTTTTCAGCTATTGATAATATTGTTGTGTCCAGCTCCCTGGAAAGTGTGGAGAATGAGCGAACAAGCATTCTCAGCGATAATATAAAGGAAGAGATCCTCCGGCTGAAACAACAACCGGGTAAGGCGATATCCACGGGTGGGGTAACACTGCCTGCGCAGCTGATAGAATGGGACCTGGTGGATGAATTTCATATAGTGGTACACCCGGTGATTGTTGGTGAGGGGCGCCGTTTATTTTCAGAGATGTCATTGCCGGAAAACAGGAACTTAAAACTGGTCAGCACAACAACGCTGAGCAGTGGTTGCGTGGCCCTGCGTTATGAAAGAGATTAG
- a CDS encoding RidA family protein: MLLVAGLVTKGQVKLFSNYTESRGMVFVSGQIGTGGERDLSFEAEAEAALKNVGTVLNQSGTKMNKVVSVTVYLQDLRLFGEFNSVYARYFKAPYPARTCVVVKELVQNARVEVSVIAEK, translated from the coding sequence ATGCTATTAGTAGCAGGCCTGGTTACAAAAGGGCAGGTAAAGCTGTTTAGCAACTATACTGAAAGCAGGGGAATGGTATTTGTATCAGGGCAGATAGGAACAGGTGGTGAGAGGGATCTGAGTTTTGAAGCAGAGGCAGAAGCCGCATTAAAGAATGTGGGTACTGTTTTAAACCAGTCAGGAACGAAGATGAATAAGGTAGTGAGTGTAACGGTGTACCTGCAGGATCTGCGTTTGTTCGGGGAATTCAATAGCGTATATGCGCGGTATTTTAAAGCGCCGTACCCGGCCAGGACCTGTGTGGTGGTAAAGGAGCTGGTACAAAATGCCAGGGTGGAAGTGAGTGTGATTGCGGAAAAGTGA
- a CDS encoding MarR family winged helix-turn-helix transcriptional regulator: MDTKDQVFSYIEPEENSGYLLWQVTMQWQLDMNRALSRVGLTLTQFSLMAGLYWLSQKKEGVTQQQLADYANTDKMMTSKVLAVLETKGIVERVKDPGDSRAKQLRITDNGVAALREAYRIVKQVDDVFFKEVEKDKASFDELLMRLIKR; encoded by the coding sequence ATGGATACAAAAGATCAGGTATTCTCCTATATAGAACCGGAGGAAAATAGCGGGTACCTGCTTTGGCAGGTGACGATGCAATGGCAGTTGGACATGAACAGGGCACTTAGCAGGGTGGGGCTTACGCTTACGCAGTTTTCATTGATGGCGGGGCTATATTGGTTGAGTCAGAAGAAGGAGGGGGTTACCCAGCAGCAACTGGCGGATTACGCGAATACTGATAAGATGATGACGTCCAAAGTATTGGCGGTGTTGGAGACAAAAGGAATAGTAGAAAGGGTAAAGGATCCGGGGGATAGTCGTGCGAAGCAGCTGAGAATTACAGATAATGGGGTAGCGGCATTAAGAGAGGCGTATCGTATCGTTAAGCAGGTGGATGATGTGTTTTTTAAGGAAGTGGAGAAGGATAAGGCAAGTTTTGATGAGTTATTGATGAGGTTAATAAAGCGGTGA